From Erinaceus europaeus chromosome 9, mEriEur2.1, whole genome shotgun sequence, one genomic window encodes:
- the LOC132540173 gene encoding conserved oligomeric Golgi complex subunit 7-like: MQTYCDIILQIPELTPHSTKQLATDIDYLINVMDALGLQPSRTLQSIATLLKTKPRDFRQASKGLPRRLTAKLAAMRGLDG; the protein is encoded by the coding sequence ATGCAGACCTACTGCGACATCATCCTGCAGATCCCTGAGCTGACCCCGCACTCCACCAAGCAGCTGGCCACGGACATCGACTACCTGATCAACGTGATGGACGCGCTGGGCCTGCAGCCCTCCCGCACGCTCCAGAGCATCGCCACGCTGCTCAAGACCAAGCCCAGGGACTTCCGCCAGGCCAGCAAGGGTCTGCCCCGCCGCCTTACCGCCAAGCTGGCTGCCATGCGGGGCCTTGACGGCTGA